One window of Vibrio atlanticus genomic DNA carries:
- a CDS encoding TonB-dependent hemoglobin/transferrin/lactoferrin family receptor yields the protein MYKQSLLSASIVLALSSTSAFAEDYALFDEVVVSATRTEQNKEDVSSSIESVSAKDIDNQMSSDIKQALQYTPGVEAQGGGRFGISGFNIRGVEGDRVKLMVDGVQQPTPYNPGASEQRKYSNAIEVDTLSVIEVNKGPASTLYGSDAIGGAVLLRTKNPEDMLRTDGDENRFGIKSTYTSADEQFKNTVSWAMRKDKLETIVMATYAQGHETETHSSGSEVQGPDRGAENPADTELSNILAKAFYNVSDSNKVGITVEHYQRQYDEDELNYNGYQLMPGFVYTDNYNKDTNKRFRATLEQQLKLSSSIADSLDWSLSYQDSSTLNKNYDTTRFNGRRLRERDASDVNMQVDTQLSKLVNIDGADHEFTYGFTYLQNDFELENYDHKFDRGTVTPGSTGIPDAEITQWGVFVQDQAFFMEDKLIVTGGLRYDSFVADPSTDEGYKTQYEKNKDDAVTAKLGSVYHINDNLSVFGQVGQGFKAPSVYDLYYFYTRGAIIEANPNLKAERSISYELGLRGNNEHARFELSTFYTDYSDFINQTKSGKQGGKDVYTKENLDKVTIYGAELSSTINLDTLLDAPFGTYTRLAVAYADGEDKSTGKSIDSVAPLTGTLGLGIERETFGSALNVKMVAAKDEWNSDDNVNVAGYTVVDLTAYYRPVTDLTLRAGLFNALDKKYWLYNDMSGRGHDSKFNTDIKSQPGRNWGISANYEF from the coding sequence ATGTATAAGCAATCCCTACTCTCTGCTTCAATCGTTTTAGCGCTTTCATCAACATCAGCCTTTGCTGAAGATTATGCCCTATTTGACGAGGTTGTTGTATCAGCAACGCGCACTGAACAAAACAAAGAAGACGTTTCAAGCTCAATTGAGTCTGTCTCTGCAAAAGACATAGATAATCAAATGTCTAGCGACATAAAGCAAGCTCTCCAATACACGCCAGGAGTAGAAGCTCAAGGCGGTGGCCGTTTTGGTATTTCAGGCTTTAACATCCGCGGTGTTGAAGGTGATCGCGTTAAACTTATGGTAGATGGAGTTCAACAACCTACACCATATAACCCTGGCGCTTCTGAGCAACGTAAATATTCGAATGCGATCGAAGTCGATACATTAAGTGTCATAGAGGTGAATAAAGGCCCTGCTTCTACGCTTTACGGTTCAGATGCCATTGGTGGTGCAGTACTGCTAAGAACTAAAAATCCAGAGGATATGCTTAGAACTGACGGGGATGAAAACCGTTTTGGCATCAAATCTACCTATACATCTGCAGATGAACAATTCAAGAACACAGTTTCTTGGGCGATGCGTAAAGATAAGTTAGAAACGATCGTTATGGCGACATACGCTCAAGGCCACGAGACAGAAACTCATTCATCAGGAAGCGAAGTTCAAGGTCCAGATCGTGGTGCAGAGAACCCAGCAGATACGGAATTAAGTAATATCCTAGCCAAAGCATTCTACAATGTATCAGATTCAAATAAGGTTGGTATTACGGTTGAGCATTACCAACGTCAATATGATGAAGATGAGCTAAACTACAATGGCTATCAGCTTATGCCGGGCTTTGTATATACTGATAATTACAACAAAGACACCAACAAACGTTTTCGTGCAACATTGGAACAACAGCTTAAGCTAAGCTCTTCAATTGCTGACTCTTTAGACTGGTCTCTAAGTTACCAAGACTCAAGTACTCTGAATAAAAACTACGACACAACTCGCTTCAACGGACGTCGACTTCGTGAGCGTGATGCTTCTGATGTCAACATGCAAGTTGATACACAGCTTTCTAAGCTAGTGAATATTGATGGTGCGGATCACGAGTTCACATATGGTTTCACATACCTGCAGAATGACTTTGAACTAGAAAACTACGACCATAAATTTGATCGAGGCACTGTTACACCGGGTAGCACTGGTATTCCTGATGCAGAAATAACGCAATGGGGTGTGTTTGTTCAAGACCAAGCATTTTTCATGGAAGACAAGTTGATTGTAACTGGCGGTCTTCGTTATGACTCATTTGTTGCTGACCCATCAACGGATGAAGGCTACAAGACTCAATATGAGAAGAATAAAGATGACGCCGTCACAGCTAAGCTAGGTTCAGTTTACCACATCAATGACAACCTATCGGTATTTGGTCAAGTTGGGCAAGGGTTTAAAGCACCTTCAGTTTACGACCTCTACTACTTCTACACTCGAGGTGCCATCATTGAAGCTAACCCTAACTTGAAAGCAGAAAGAAGTATCTCTTACGAGCTTGGCCTTCGTGGCAATAATGAACATGCTCGCTTTGAACTAAGCACTTTCTACACAGATTACTCTGATTTCATTAACCAGACGAAATCGGGTAAACAAGGCGGTAAAGACGTATACACCAAAGAGAACTTAGATAAAGTGACTATCTATGGTGCAGAACTTTCGTCAACGATTAATCTTGACACCCTGTTAGACGCACCATTTGGTACCTACACTCGTTTAGCTGTGGCTTATGCTGATGGTGAAGATAAATCTACAGGTAAATCCATTGATTCAGTAGCACCACTAACGGGTACGCTAGGTCTTGGTATCGAACGCGAGACTTTCGGTTCAGCTTTAAATGTTAAGATGGTTGCTGCGAAAGATGAGTGGAACTCTGATGACAACGTAAACGTGGCTGGATACACAGTTGTTGATTTGACTGCTTATTACCGCCCTGTCACGGATTTAACCTTGCGAGCGGGTCTATTCAACGCATTAGACAAAAAATATTGGCTGTACAATGACATGTCAGGCCGTGGGCACGATTCTAAGTTCAACACCGATATTAAGTCTCAACCGGGTCGTAACTGGGGTATATCTGCAAACTACGAGTTCTAA
- the galE gene encoding UDP-glucose 4-epimerase GalE, which yields MNVLVTGGMGYIGSHTSIQMINAGMTPVLFDNLYNSKPSVLERIEKVSGVRPDFIEGDIRDKALLTETMKKHNIEAVIHFAGLKAVGESVAKPLEYYDNNVNGTLVLVDAMRDADVKTLVFSSSATVYGDPASVPITEDFPTSATNPYGRSKLMVEECLTDFQKANPDWSITLLRYFNPVGSHPSGELGEDPSGIPNNLMPFVSQVAVGRREFLSVFGSDYPTKDGTGVRDYIHVMDLSDGHIAALEKVGRKDGLHIYNLGTGNGSSVLDMVKAFEKASGQAIPYKLVERRPGDIAECWADPAKAQKELGWNATRTLAEMTEDTWRWQSTNPDGFPG from the coding sequence ATGAATGTTTTAGTTACAGGTGGCATGGGTTACATTGGTAGCCACACAAGTATCCAGATGATTAACGCAGGTATGACACCTGTGCTTTTCGATAACTTATACAACAGTAAACCAAGCGTTTTAGAACGTATCGAAAAAGTATCTGGCGTTCGTCCTGATTTCATTGAAGGTGACATTCGTGATAAAGCGCTTTTAACTGAAACTATGAAGAAACACAATATTGAAGCTGTTATTCATTTTGCGGGCCTGAAAGCGGTTGGCGAGTCTGTTGCCAAACCTCTCGAATACTACGACAACAACGTAAATGGCACGTTAGTCCTTGTCGATGCAATGCGTGACGCTGACGTAAAAACATTAGTATTCAGCTCTTCAGCAACGGTTTATGGCGATCCTGCTAGTGTTCCTATCACAGAAGATTTCCCCACAAGCGCAACCAATCCTTACGGTCGTAGCAAGCTCATGGTTGAAGAGTGCTTAACTGACTTCCAAAAGGCTAACCCCGATTGGAGCATTACGTTATTACGTTACTTTAACCCCGTAGGTTCACACCCAAGTGGTGAACTCGGTGAAGACCCAAGTGGTATTCCAAACAACCTAATGCCATTTGTCTCTCAAGTTGCAGTTGGCCGACGTGAATTCCTATCTGTATTTGGTAGTGACTACCCAACAAAGGATGGCACTGGTGTTCGTGATTACATCCACGTTATGGATCTGTCTGATGGACACATTGCAGCACTTGAGAAAGTAGGGCGTAAAGACGGTCTTCATATCTATAACCTAGGTACTGGCAACGGTTCAAGTGTATTAGATATGGTTAAAGCCTTCGAGAAAGCGAGCGGTCAAGCTATACCTTATAAACTCGTTGAGCGTCGTCCAGGAGATATCGCAGAGTGTTGGGCCGACCCAGCGAAAGCTCAGAAAGAACTGGGGTGGAATGCGACACGCACACTGGCTGAAATGACTGAAGATACATGGCGCTGGCAATCAACAAATCCTGATGGTTTCCCTGGTTGA
- a CDS encoding 5-oxoprolinase subunit PxpA produces MTTKILLNCDMGESFGNWKMGDDESVMEWVDMANIACGFHASDPHVMSKTIKLAEHYHTQIGAHPGYQDLVGFGRRSIPHTMDEISELVCYQVGALQALCRYHHTTVGYVKPHGALYNDMMANIDVFNAVAQAVAEFNIPLMILSSSDNQQYLDIADDHDLPLLFEAFADRAYLNNGQLSPRTQKGSVYVNQDDIYNQVMQIINYGSVTTIEGERLPIEADTICVHGDNPQSIALIRKIRQDLNAFN; encoded by the coding sequence GTGACAACGAAGATTTTGCTTAATTGCGACATGGGAGAAAGTTTCGGCAATTGGAAGATGGGCGATGATGAATCGGTAATGGAATGGGTCGACATGGCAAACATTGCCTGTGGGTTTCATGCGTCTGATCCTCACGTGATGTCTAAAACCATTAAGCTTGCCGAACACTACCATACTCAGATAGGTGCTCATCCTGGCTATCAAGATCTTGTTGGCTTTGGGCGACGTTCAATCCCTCACACTATGGACGAGATCAGCGAATTAGTTTGCTATCAAGTGGGCGCATTGCAAGCCCTATGTCGTTATCACCATACTACGGTTGGGTATGTGAAACCTCATGGTGCCCTTTACAACGATATGATGGCGAACATTGATGTGTTCAATGCCGTTGCCCAAGCCGTCGCTGAATTTAACATCCCCTTGATGATTCTCTCTTCATCAGACAATCAACAGTATCTAGATATTGCTGACGATCATGACTTACCCCTCTTGTTTGAAGCGTTTGCCGACCGTGCATACTTGAATAATGGGCAGTTATCGCCGCGAACTCAAAAAGGCTCGGTTTACGTTAATCAGGACGATATCTACAACCAAGTCATGCAAATCATTAACTACGGTTCAGTCACGACCATTGAAGGCGAAAGACTGCCTATTGAAGCCGATACCATCTGCGTCCATGGTGATAACCCCCAATCCATCGCATTAATTAGAAAAATCAGACAAGACCTCAACGCTTTTAACTAG
- a CDS encoding 5-oxoprolinase subunit B family protein, protein MTTNQIEFNIAPVAECSVLVTLTLSPNNQSSAEYAQYMAHFSYAIRQNLASVLMNVTSAYQTILVDYLPYRISEQQLIEQLNSLLSHAISSFSSVSNTRNTIELPAYYSPETALDLDRYQAKGLSLDDIIQYHTSQTYSVSAIGFTPGFAFMSDVVNELALPRHSTPRLRVPKGSIAIADTKTAVYPSDSPGGWNIIGNCPLSLFDYGQLTSADIASQGLSLLNVGDSVQFKAITKNEFIELGGVLNG, encoded by the coding sequence ATGACGACGAATCAAATTGAATTTAATATAGCGCCAGTCGCGGAATGCAGCGTTTTGGTGACCTTGACGCTATCGCCAAATAATCAATCTAGCGCCGAATATGCGCAGTACATGGCTCATTTTTCCTATGCCATTCGCCAAAACTTGGCATCTGTATTGATGAATGTGACGTCGGCTTACCAAACAATATTGGTCGATTACCTACCTTATCGAATATCAGAACAGCAGCTCATCGAACAACTCAACTCTTTGTTGAGTCATGCTATTTCGTCCTTCTCTAGTGTTAGTAACACGCGTAACACTATCGAGCTTCCCGCTTATTACTCACCAGAAACAGCACTCGATTTAGACCGATATCAAGCCAAAGGCCTGTCGCTCGACGATATTATTCAATATCACACCTCACAGACATACAGCGTCAGTGCGATTGGATTTACCCCTGGCTTTGCGTTTATGTCTGATGTGGTCAACGAGCTTGCTTTGCCTCGTCATTCAACCCCTCGCTTAAGAGTACCGAAAGGCAGCATCGCCATCGCGGATACGAAAACGGCGGTGTACCCTTCGGACTCACCGGGTGGCTGGAATATTATAGGTAACTGCCCTCTATCTCTGTTCGACTATGGCCAGTTAACCAGTGCAGACATAGCCTCGCAAGGTCTCTCATTATTGAATGTTGGCGATAGCGTGCAATTTAAAGCCATCACTAAAAACGAGTTCATTGAACTAGGAGGCGTGCTTAATGGTTAA
- a CDS encoding biotin-dependent carboxyltransferase family protein, giving the protein MVKPTLTVLKPGPMSLIQDFGRFGVAHLGLTQGGPVDDYSYSWANHLLQNPVNIAALEITLGQCAFKIDHDCEMSICGGDLQASLDGHKLDNWSTFQARTGQVLSFGLPKNGLRAYLAIKGGFDVPVTLNSRSTVTREKIGGLTQNGEPCQQGQKIAFSKHPLTQPFKPVSVTFRYKPNYNLPLNLRIIEGYQCNLFSESAKETLYSSHYRVDQNSNRMGYRLSGQPVASPDVSLLSEGIALGAIQIPQDGQPIVLLNDRQTIGGYPKIGCVARIDLPRLAQAKPGHKVSFSKGDRLGLQDVWCQWAQFFGY; this is encoded by the coding sequence ATGGTTAAGCCAACACTCACAGTACTTAAGCCGGGGCCAATGAGTTTGATTCAAGACTTCGGACGGTTTGGTGTCGCACACCTCGGTTTAACTCAAGGTGGCCCTGTGGATGATTACTCTTACAGTTGGGCGAATCATCTACTGCAAAATCCAGTAAACATCGCCGCTTTAGAAATTACCCTAGGACAATGCGCTTTCAAGATCGATCATGATTGTGAAATGTCGATATGTGGCGGAGATTTACAGGCGTCTTTGGATGGCCACAAGCTTGATAACTGGAGTACTTTCCAAGCTCGAACTGGGCAGGTTTTATCCTTTGGATTACCGAAGAATGGCCTTCGAGCCTATTTAGCGATTAAGGGAGGGTTTGATGTTCCCGTGACTCTAAATAGTCGTTCTACGGTTACACGAGAAAAGATTGGCGGTCTTACCCAAAATGGTGAACCCTGCCAACAAGGTCAGAAGATAGCATTCTCAAAACATCCTCTCACTCAACCTTTCAAACCAGTGAGTGTCACGTTCAGATACAAACCGAACTATAATTTGCCTTTGAATTTACGCATTATTGAAGGTTATCAATGCAATCTGTTTTCCGAATCTGCGAAGGAAACGCTCTATAGCTCCCATTATCGTGTTGACCAGAATTCGAACCGTATGGGTTATCGACTCAGTGGCCAGCCTGTCGCTTCTCCTGATGTTTCTTTGTTATCTGAGGGAATTGCACTTGGGGCAATTCAAATCCCACAAGACGGGCAACCTATCGTGTTGCTTAATGACAGACAGACTATTGGTGGCTATCCGAAGATTGGATGTGTCGCCAGAATCGATTTACCGCGCTTAGCACAAGCCAAACCTGGACATAAAGTCTCGTTTAGTAAAGGCGATCGCTTAGGATTACAAGATGTGTGGTGCCAGTGGGCTCAATTTTTCGGCTATTAG
- a CDS encoding FAD-dependent oxidoreductase, producing the protein MNHNKTDTNQPSIAIVGGGIAGTTSAIHFSELGYKVTILEKGPSLVNGPPICHLHAGGNLYRDISVEQCLQLLTQSIDTVRLFPHTINIRPTIIAVPHSDGGEPLDLLPRLKIIKNAYAELVNQDKSNQVLGRPEEYYKLYSKEELLALAAQTQPLKPTSLDEWCIPFAKHTDLETLKYPVAMVQEYGWSVFRLSATAQLSLGQQSNCTVLTNSRLQSVESLEQGWSLTYTDAENQSCHLTTDYLINASGFETGIVDDFVGSKQQRLVEFKAAYVTQWPYSQECKEEWPEVIFHGPRGTPQGMAQLTPYADGVFQLHGMTEGITLFEGGLVSSSTDSSQPQLPSKLLKKIVSGWSEEQLELRTRAAITHMSQFIPSFSSALVGGKPLFGAQQIPGTDPSLRASDVSFCGDRYARLEVVKASSTLEAAQKVAEQWFDVSEAVSIENTHSVTMSFNLSDIENKAIDLTQERGYPEALAKVSGQDHA; encoded by the coding sequence ATGAACCACAACAAAACGGATACAAATCAGCCTTCTATTGCCATTGTTGGTGGTGGTATTGCCGGAACGACGAGCGCAATTCATTTTAGTGAGTTGGGTTATAAGGTCACTATTTTGGAAAAAGGACCGAGTTTGGTTAATGGTCCACCAATTTGCCATCTGCATGCTGGTGGCAATTTGTATCGAGATATTTCTGTAGAGCAGTGTCTTCAGTTGCTCACTCAGTCAATTGATACCGTCCGCTTGTTTCCCCATACGATCAATATTCGTCCGACAATTATCGCTGTTCCACACAGTGATGGTGGAGAGCCGTTGGATCTTCTTCCGCGCCTAAAGATAATCAAGAACGCTTATGCTGAGCTTGTTAATCAAGATAAAAGCAACCAAGTGCTTGGTAGACCGGAAGAGTATTACAAGCTGTATAGTAAAGAAGAGTTACTAGCACTTGCTGCTCAAACACAGCCTCTGAAACCAACATCGCTTGATGAATGGTGTATTCCTTTCGCTAAACATACGGATCTAGAAACCCTTAAGTATCCTGTTGCTATGGTTCAAGAGTATGGCTGGAGCGTATTCCGCTTATCTGCAACCGCTCAACTCTCTTTGGGGCAACAATCTAATTGTACCGTGTTAACCAACAGCCGATTACAATCTGTTGAATCGTTAGAGCAAGGTTGGTCTTTGACTTATACAGACGCTGAGAACCAAAGCTGTCACCTAACGACCGACTACTTGATTAATGCAAGTGGCTTTGAAACGGGCATCGTGGATGACTTTGTCGGTTCTAAGCAACAAAGGCTTGTTGAGTTCAAAGCCGCATACGTTACGCAGTGGCCGTATTCGCAAGAATGTAAGGAAGAGTGGCCAGAGGTTATCTTCCATGGCCCGAGAGGCACACCGCAAGGCATGGCTCAGTTAACACCGTACGCTGATGGTGTATTCCAACTTCACGGTATGACAGAAGGGATTACTCTGTTTGAGGGTGGGCTTGTTTCATCATCAACAGATTCATCACAGCCTCAGTTGCCTTCTAAGCTTCTTAAGAAAATCGTATCGGGTTGGAGTGAAGAACAACTTGAATTAAGAACTCGCGCTGCGATAACGCATATGTCTCAGTTCATCCCAAGTTTTAGCTCTGCACTGGTAGGTGGTAAGCCTTTGTTCGGTGCACAGCAGATTCCGGGAACCGATCCGAGCTTAAGAGCTTCAGACGTTTCATTTTGTGGTGATCGCTATGCTCGACTTGAAGTCGTCAAAGCATCTTCAACCCTAGAGGCTGCGCAAAAGGTCGCTGAGCAATGGTTTGATGTATCAGAGGCGGTATCGATTGAAAATACGCACTCAGTGACAATGTCATTTAACCTAAGTGATATTGAGAATAAAGCGATAGATTTGACACAAGAACGCGGATACCCAGAAGCCCTTGCAAAGGTATCAGGCCAAGATCACGCTTAA
- a CDS encoding ABC transporter permease encodes MNSSHGLNKRLFSWSIEEIRHGQLWPVSIALTLIIACVFALSALAERMEQVIVKQGKDALTADSVFVSANPIPQPLLDLTQVEQLESSQLTRFSTMAFSDNSMQLVTVKAVESNYPLRGEMILQGADSAVSNHVEPGELWLDERIFAQLEVEIGDNVTIGDADLRITGRIAQEPGLSFNPFQQMPAVLIHNNDVEATGAIQPGSRVSFRLFLNGDESKLKAAQDSIELTPSDRWRTQDSASRTNEMFESTTQYLSLTVAIVVIMAATTLVLTCQHYVASRRKTIAMLKSLGASKQWIVKWLSVQVSLLVVIGAVLGITIGIGLEFLLRIPLGDLLPTPLPSYGIEPVILAILSSILIGVPALGIPLIGLVSTSAISVIQSSHQSNESYKKYLLLLVPIIPMMLMYGDNLLVWIVLAGIACLFLVLAIVSTFVLRLVGQLPTSTSMRLALSRINRTPLATGIQFGSLALSLMLLSIIWLVRSDLLSDWQQTLPENAPNAFALNIASYEKDSYLETIDANEVERTQAFPIIRGRLTTINGVEAAKYSETSEETDALSREINFTWGDSLPEYNEVLEGSWTQEQGVSVESDVAEQLGLKIGDDLSFTINSQNVSAKVNSIRKVEWREMKPNFYFIFTPDVLSAIPSTWLVSFRLEEQHNQMLNELSRNHPTVSLMDIRKMGSKIQELLKQIVWSITVLAALGVVAGLLLIFTLLRLSLSQRQQEIRLYRTLGASKKRILNTIWCEYGVMALVAGSIAALGSELSVAGVMNFGFELEPSLHPILWIALPVLTFITLAAVVNSLIKRLLAPVNKDFG; translated from the coding sequence TTGAATTCATCACACGGACTGAATAAACGACTGTTTTCATGGAGCATCGAAGAGATTCGACATGGTCAGCTATGGCCGGTATCCATCGCTCTAACGCTCATTATAGCTTGTGTGTTCGCGCTTTCAGCTTTAGCTGAGCGTATGGAACAAGTGATCGTAAAGCAGGGCAAAGATGCGTTAACCGCCGACAGTGTATTTGTATCGGCAAACCCAATACCCCAACCTTTATTAGACCTGACTCAGGTTGAACAGTTAGAAAGCTCTCAGTTGACTCGCTTCTCAACCATGGCATTCAGTGATAACTCGATGCAGTTGGTTACTGTTAAAGCAGTAGAGAGCAATTATCCTTTACGCGGCGAAATGATACTGCAAGGAGCAGATAGCGCGGTAAGCAATCATGTTGAACCGGGGGAATTGTGGCTAGATGAGCGCATATTTGCTCAGCTAGAAGTTGAGATAGGTGACAATGTCACGATAGGCGATGCCGATTTAAGAATTACAGGGCGTATCGCTCAAGAACCGGGCCTGAGTTTTAACCCTTTCCAACAAATGCCTGCTGTTCTGATTCACAATAATGATGTTGAAGCGACAGGCGCAATCCAACCAGGTAGCCGCGTTAGCTTTAGATTGTTTTTAAATGGTGATGAATCGAAACTCAAAGCAGCACAAGACAGTATCGAACTGACACCAAGTGATCGCTGGCGTACACAAGACTCAGCCAGTCGTACCAACGAGATGTTCGAAAGTACGACTCAATACTTATCGCTAACGGTTGCTATCGTTGTGATCATGGCTGCGACCACTTTGGTACTCACTTGCCAACATTATGTTGCGAGTCGTCGTAAAACTATTGCGATGCTTAAGAGTTTAGGTGCGAGCAAGCAGTGGATCGTTAAATGGTTGTCTGTACAGGTGTCTCTGTTGGTGGTTATTGGTGCTGTACTGGGAATTACCATCGGTATCGGCTTAGAATTTTTGCTTCGTATACCTCTGGGCGACTTATTACCAACACCACTTCCTAGCTATGGTATTGAACCTGTCATTTTGGCGATTTTATCAAGCATTCTCATTGGTGTGCCTGCTCTTGGTATTCCGTTAATTGGCTTGGTAAGCACTTCGGCAATCAGCGTGATTCAATCAAGTCACCAGTCTAATGAAAGCTACAAGAAATACCTGTTGTTGCTAGTACCTATTATTCCAATGATGCTGATGTACGGTGACAATCTGTTGGTATGGATAGTTCTAGCGGGTATCGCTTGCCTGTTCTTAGTACTCGCGATTGTCAGTACGTTTGTTCTGCGTTTGGTGGGTCAACTGCCGACGTCGACATCTATGCGCTTGGCATTGAGCCGAATTAATCGCACACCATTAGCAACAGGGATTCAATTTGGTTCTTTAGCGCTGTCTTTGATGCTGTTATCGATCATATGGCTAGTGAGAAGTGACTTGTTGTCAGATTGGCAGCAAACTTTGCCCGAGAACGCACCTAATGCGTTTGCGCTGAATATTGCGAGCTATGAGAAAGACAGTTATCTCGAGACGATTGATGCAAACGAAGTAGAGCGTACTCAAGCGTTTCCAATTATACGAGGAAGGCTCACAACCATTAACGGCGTTGAGGCGGCGAAATACAGCGAGACCTCAGAAGAAACAGATGCACTAAGTCGCGAGATCAACTTCACTTGGGGAGATAGCCTGCCTGAGTACAATGAAGTATTAGAAGGCAGCTGGACACAAGAGCAGGGCGTATCTGTGGAATCCGATGTCGCAGAGCAACTTGGTTTGAAAATTGGCGATGATCTTTCATTCACAATCAACAGCCAGAACGTCTCTGCCAAGGTGAACAGCATCCGAAAAGTAGAATGGCGTGAAATGAAGCCAAACTTCTATTTCATTTTTACTCCCGATGTTTTGAGCGCTATTCCTTCTACTTGGTTGGTGAGCTTCAGATTAGAAGAGCAACACAACCAAATGCTCAACGAATTATCTCGAAATCACCCGACCGTGAGTTTGATGGACATTCGTAAAATGGGTAGCAAGATCCAAGAGTTGCTCAAACAGATTGTTTGGTCGATAACCGTACTTGCCGCGTTAGGTGTAGTGGCGGGGCTATTGCTTATCTTCACTCTGTTGCGACTGAGCTTATCTCAAAGACAACAAGAGATACGCTTGTACCGAACCTTAGGCGCGAGTAAGAAGCGTATTCTCAACACTATTTGGTGTGAATACGGGGTGATGGCGTTAGTAGCTGGCTCAATTGCTGCGCTAGGTTCTGAACTCAGTGTTGCAGGGGTAATGAACTTTGGCTTTGAGTTAGAACCTTCACTCCACCCAATACTGTGGATAGCGCTACCCGTGCTGACGTTTATCACATTGGCCGCGGTAGTGAATAGCTTAATCAAACGTTTGTTGGCACCAGTAAACAAGGATTTTGGCTAG
- a CDS encoding ABC transporter ATP-binding protein, with the protein MHTSIIKAEAVSKTVSTNQEHLTILEHVDIDIREGETVAIVGTSGAGKSTLMTLLAGLDVPTSGEISLLGQPLSQLDDEARAKIRSESVGFVFQSFLLIPSLSALQNVTLPCLLKGEDEDIERATALLESVGLKDRLDHLPSQLSGGEQQRVALARAFMIKPKILFADEPTGNLDQQTAAKIVELLFELNSSHGTTLVLVTHDPKLAQRCQRTLKMHVGHIEEV; encoded by the coding sequence ATGCATACATCCATCATTAAAGCAGAAGCTGTTTCGAAGACAGTGTCTACTAATCAAGAACATTTAACAATCTTAGAGCATGTTGATATCGATATTCGTGAGGGTGAAACGGTTGCGATCGTCGGTACTTCAGGTGCTGGTAAATCCACGTTAATGACACTGCTTGCAGGACTCGATGTGCCAACTTCTGGCGAAATCAGTTTGTTAGGCCAACCTCTATCACAGCTTGATGACGAAGCGAGAGCCAAAATCCGCAGTGAATCCGTTGGGTTTGTTTTCCAAAGCTTCTTATTGATCCCAAGCCTTTCTGCCCTGCAAAACGTCACGCTGCCTTGTTTGTTGAAAGGTGAAGACGAAGACATCGAACGCGCGACGGCTTTGCTTGAATCAGTGGGCTTGAAAGACAGGCTTGATCACCTGCCATCTCAGCTATCAGGCGGTGAACAACAAAGAGTCGCTTTAGCTCGCGCGTTTATGATCAAGCCAAAAATCCTTTTTGCTGATGAACCTACAGGTAACTTAGATCAACAAACGGCAGCGAAAATCGTCGAGCTGTTGTTCGAACTTAATTCATCGCACGGTACAACGCTTGTTCTCGTCACGCATGACCCTAAGCTCGCACAGCGTTGCCAACGAACCTTGAAAATGCATGTCGGTCACATAGAGGAAGTGTAA
- a CDS encoding arylesterase codes for MTRLISFLFLIIFSTASLAQDTELDSKLLVLGDSLSAGYNMDIKQSWPSLLPNALAKHDKTVTVVNGSISGDTTGNGLARLPQLLEEHAPDTVLIELGANDGLRGFPPKLMSANLDQIIKQIKAAGAKPIMMKIKIPPNYGKRYNQQFEYVFAALADQQNVPLLPFFLEHIILKPEWMMNDGLHPKPEAQPWIAEFVAKELYQYL; via the coding sequence ATGACTCGACTAATTTCCTTTTTATTCTTAATTATATTTTCAACCGCTTCTTTGGCTCAAGATACCGAGTTAGATTCTAAGTTACTGGTGCTTGGTGATAGCTTGAGTGCTGGTTATAACATGGACATCAAACAGAGTTGGCCAAGCCTGTTACCAAACGCGTTAGCAAAGCATGACAAAACGGTAACCGTGGTCAACGGAAGTATTTCTGGTGACACAACTGGCAATGGCTTAGCTCGTTTACCACAATTGCTTGAAGAACACGCCCCAGACACTGTTCTTATCGAACTCGGTGCGAATGATGGTCTTCGTGGATTCCCACCTAAGCTGATGTCTGCGAATCTTGATCAAATCATTAAGCAGATAAAAGCTGCGGGCGCGAAACCGATTATGATGAAGATTAAAATCCCACCGAATTACGGTAAGCGTTACAACCAACAGTTTGAGTACGTTTTTGCAGCGCTTGCTGATCAACAAAACGTACCACTTTTGCCGTTTTTCCTAGAGCATATCATCCTCAAACCGGAGTGGATGATGAACGATGGACTGCATCCAAAACCAGAAGCTCAGCCTTGGATTGCTGAATTTGTCGCCAAAGAATTATATCAGTATCTTTAG